The following coding sequences are from one Lysinibacillus sp. FSL W8-0992 window:
- a CDS encoding DNA translocase FtsK, which yields MNWFKKKIEKILNRDEYEYDEYYEEYEEQPDHQQPLNETSDTRQKTFRFPLIDDKEDMPQASQSRDVFDQMDDSYGQIEDLTLPKHLNHKMADSRVYDIEVSGIRELLENRSKRTGRTTTTRSQPKQQQEYPTKASMVFRDAQVEAKPVQKEPIVKQESKVEDILQQNRKRFVPTDVPSPVYGFAKPSPIEQLLNKRKEEQEAEMPSVAKFAKEATTNEPIENILEEKEPIKASIDVRELLEIPRSIEAPSKQPHATEEIEATEEIEATEEIEATEQSQSTDEVNTEEPSKQLITFEEVEVAEQSQSMDEVYMEAPSKQPITFEEVVADEQNQITDDDNLELPVPQTTSFAVNFEEQIKEAVQQELAVEQLSADQSEIHVKEVVVEQLQIENSTIHIGEVTVVQPTNEEVNQEIVEEPSVKQEKSRIPFNVLMLKTDKEKWRISQQLKSISKTTTEEKQIESAFIRDNYEAVALSEDKSTPSPQPIVEVEQSNQEPSPREAETENISVITMSPVATMTHVPTKENIAIEAEVMEEIAATTFVDNVLPQEETTGIEVDSIEEESTPMMFVENVLPQEETPVIEAGTIENKPAIMIEENALLQAENPIIEAELIEENTNPASVKNDVVLAEQTEETIAIQSIEESEIVEGNLTDTLVISDVEAIENEVSPPKPIHVYQKPTDEFLEPPEEKTQDTEWMEQQGDTLVEALSYFQVSAQIESIMQGPAVTQFEITVSHGTKVSKIRNLADDLKLALAAKDIRIQAPIPGKSSIGIEIPNRVSRAVRLSEVTNSASFLDSDSPLEAALGLDLTGKPVTIDLRKMPHGLIAGATGSGKSVCINSILVSLLYKAAPHELKLMLIDPKMVELAPFNHIPHLVSPVITDVKAATAALKWAVEEMERRYQLFAHAGARDITRYNALADKNNEHSLKLPYILIVIDELADLMMMSPADVEEAICRIAQKARACGIHLIVATQRPSVDVITGLIKSNIPTRIAFAVSSQIDSRTILDGQGAERLLGRGDMLYLGNGMSAPVRLQGTFVTDDEIESIIDHVREQGEPDYIFDQEELLKKSEVSAEQDDLFEDVCRFVYEQGGASTSLIQRKYHIGYNRAARLIDMLESHGFVSEARGSKPRESYITEQDLIAMFE from the coding sequence GTGAATTGGTTTAAAAAGAAAATTGAAAAAATTTTAAATAGAGATGAATACGAATATGATGAATATTATGAGGAGTATGAAGAACAACCGGATCACCAACAGCCGTTAAATGAAACATCGGATACGAGACAAAAAACTTTCCGATTCCCTTTAATCGATGATAAAGAAGATATGCCTCAAGCTTCACAATCAAGAGACGTTTTTGATCAAATGGATGACTCATATGGACAAATTGAAGATTTAACATTACCAAAACATTTAAATCATAAAATGGCAGATTCTCGTGTTTACGATATAGAGGTATCTGGTATTCGTGAATTATTAGAAAATCGTTCGAAGCGAACTGGCAGAACGACGACTACACGAAGTCAGCCTAAGCAACAGCAAGAATATCCAACTAAAGCAAGTATGGTTTTTCGCGATGCACAAGTTGAAGCTAAACCTGTTCAAAAAGAGCCAATTGTGAAACAGGAAAGTAAAGTAGAGGATATTTTACAACAGAATCGAAAACGCTTTGTGCCAACGGATGTCCCTTCACCAGTTTATGGCTTTGCAAAACCAAGCCCAATTGAGCAGTTATTAAATAAACGGAAGGAAGAACAGGAAGCCGAAATGCCTTCTGTGGCTAAGTTTGCAAAAGAAGCGACAACAAACGAGCCTATTGAAAATATACTAGAAGAAAAAGAGCCTATCAAAGCCTCCATTGATGTCCGTGAATTGCTTGAGATACCTCGCTCTATCGAAGCGCCATCAAAGCAACCACATGCAACTGAGGAAATTGAAGCAACTGAGGAAATTGAAGCAACTGAGGAAATTGAAGCAACTGAGCAAAGCCAATCAACGGATGAAGTGAATACGGAAGAACCTTCAAAGCAACTTATTACTTTTGAAGAAGTTGAAGTAGCTGAGCAAAGCCAATCAATGGATGAAGTATATATGGAAGCGCCATCGAAGCAACCGATTACATTTGAGGAAGTTGTAGCTGATGAGCAAAATCAAATAACAGATGACGATAATTTGGAGCTACCTGTACCACAAACGACATCATTTGCAGTGAATTTTGAAGAGCAAATTAAGGAAGCGGTACAGCAAGAACTTGCTGTCGAGCAACTTTCTGCTGATCAGTCTGAAATTCATGTGAAAGAAGTAGTTGTGGAACAATTACAAATTGAGAATTCTACGATTCATATTGGAGAAGTGACAGTAGTCCAGCCAACTAATGAAGAGGTCAATCAAGAAATAGTAGAGGAACCATCTGTAAAGCAAGAGAAGAGTCGCATTCCATTTAATGTTTTAATGTTAAAAACAGATAAAGAGAAATGGCGAATTTCACAGCAATTAAAATCGATATCAAAAACGACTACAGAAGAAAAGCAAATTGAGAGTGCGTTTATTCGCGATAATTATGAAGCTGTAGCGTTGTCAGAAGACAAATCAACACCTTCACCTCAACCTATTGTTGAAGTAGAGCAATCAAATCAAGAGCCATCACCGAGAGAGGCAGAGACAGAAAATATTTCTGTCATTACGATGTCACCTGTAGCAACAATGACACATGTGCCAACTAAAGAAAATATAGCGATTGAAGCCGAGGTAATGGAAGAAATTGCAGCAACAACGTTTGTAGATAATGTTTTACCACAAGAAGAAACTACAGGTATTGAAGTTGATTCAATTGAAGAAGAATCGACACCAATGATGTTTGTAGAAAATGTTCTGCCACAAGAAGAAACTCCAGTGATTGAAGCTGGAACGATTGAAAATAAGCCAGCAATAATGATTGAAGAAAATGCTTTACTACAAGCAGAAAATCCAATAATAGAAGCTGAGCTAATCGAAGAAAATACAAACCCAGCGTCTGTGAAAAATGATGTTGTACTTGCCGAGCAAACAGAAGAAACCATTGCAATTCAAAGCATTGAAGAATCTGAAATAGTCGAGGGGAATCTTACTGATACATTGGTCATTTCTGATGTTGAAGCTATAGAAAATGAAGTTAGTCCTCCAAAGCCTATTCATGTTTACCAAAAACCAACGGATGAATTTTTAGAGCCGCCTGAGGAAAAAACACAAGATACAGAGTGGATGGAGCAACAAGGGGACACACTAGTTGAAGCACTATCTTATTTCCAAGTGTCAGCACAAATTGAATCGATTATGCAAGGTCCAGCGGTAACTCAATTTGAAATTACAGTAAGTCATGGTACGAAGGTAAGTAAAATTCGTAACTTAGCAGATGATTTGAAACTTGCTTTAGCTGCAAAGGACATTCGAATTCAAGCACCGATTCCAGGAAAAAGCTCTATCGGAATAGAAATTCCTAACCGAGTATCTCGTGCTGTTCGTTTATCGGAAGTGACAAATAGCGCTTCTTTCCTCGACTCCGATTCACCACTAGAAGCTGCATTAGGTCTAGACTTAACAGGGAAGCCTGTGACGATTGATTTACGTAAAATGCCACATGGCTTAATTGCCGGGGCGACCGGTTCAGGTAAGTCTGTTTGTATCAATTCTATTTTGGTTAGTTTATTGTATAAAGCTGCACCACATGAATTAAAACTAATGCTGATTGATCCAAAAATGGTAGAGCTTGCTCCGTTTAATCATATTCCTCATTTAGTCAGTCCGGTCATTACGGATGTTAAGGCTGCAACAGCAGCGTTAAAATGGGCCGTAGAGGAAATGGAACGACGTTATCAGTTATTTGCTCATGCAGGTGCACGTGATATTACACGTTATAATGCTTTAGCAGATAAAAATAATGAGCATAGTTTAAAATTACCGTATATTTTAATTGTCATTGATGAGTTAGCAGATTTAATGATGATGTCGCCTGCTGATGTCGAGGAAGCGATTTGTCGTATTGCTCAAAAGGCACGTGCTTGTGGTATACATTTAATTGTTGCAACACAAAGACCTTCTGTAGATGTTATTACAGGTCTTATTAAATCCAATATCCCTACACGAATTGCCTTTGCGGTATCTTCACAAATCGATTCGCGTACAATATTAGATGGGCAAGGAGCGGAGCGATTATTGGGACGAGGCGATATGCTATATTTAGGTAATGGCATGTCTGCACCAGTACGTTTGCAAGGGACGTTTGTTACAGATGACGAAATCGAATCGATTATCGATCATGTTCGTGAGCAAGGCGAACCAGATTATATATTCGACCAAGAAGAACTTTTAAAGAAATCAGAAGTTTCGGCAGAGCAAGATGATCTGTTTGAGGATGTTTGCCGTTTTGTGTATGAGCAAGGTGGGGCCTCTACATCTCTTATTCAACGGAAGTATCATATTGGGTATAATCGTGCTGCACGATTAATTGATATGTTGGAATCGCATGGTTTTGTGTCGGAGGCAAGAGGCAGTAAACCACGTGAAAGCTATATTACCGAGCAAGATTTAATTGCTATGTTTGAATAA